From the genome of Eucalyptus grandis isolate ANBG69807.140 chromosome 2, ASM1654582v1, whole genome shotgun sequence, one region includes:
- the LOC104426721 gene encoding LOW QUALITY PROTEIN: protein TRIGALACTOSYLDIACYLGLYCEROL 3, chloroplastic (The sequence of the model RefSeq protein was modified relative to this genomic sequence to represent the inferred CDS: inserted 1 base in 1 codon), with translation MISMSGSRLLPLGLSSNSPRRVGFSVPRKSGLDSRCSEQRNVVCGCMAPPTNLRSDGVSVTRHNDPSKVGNFSIVREHKDDSDVLIECRDVHKSFGXKHILKGLSFKIRYGEAIGIIGPSGTGKSTVLKIIAGLLAPDKGEVFIRGRKRIGLISDEEISGLRIGLVFQSAALFDSLTVRENVGFLLYENSNMHEDKITELVTETLAAVGLKGVEDRMPSELSGGMKKRVALARSIIFDTTKDSIEPEVILYDEPTAGLDPIASTVVEDLIRSVHTKGEDALAKPGKIASYVVVTHQHSTIQRAVDRLIFLYEGKVVWEGMTHEFTSSANPIVRQFASGSLDGPIKY, from the exons ATGATTTCCATGTCGGGTTCTCGGTTGCTACCTCTTGGTTTGTCCAGTAATTCTCCCCGACGTGTTGGGTTTTCCGTTCCGAGGAAAAGTGGTCTGGATTCGCGTTGCAGTGAGCAGAGGAATGTGGTCTGTGGGTGTATGGCCCCTCCCACGAACCTGAGGAGCGATGGAGTTTCGGTAACCAGGCACAAT GATCCATCAAAAGTAGGGAACTTCAGCATAGTCCGGGAGCACAAGGATGATTCAGATGTCCTCATTGAGTGTAGAGATGTGCACAAGTCATTCG AGAAGCATATATTGAAGGGTCTGAGCTTTAAG ATTAGATACGGCGAAGCTATTGGAATAATTGGTCCTTCCGGCACTGGGAAATCTACagttttgaaaattattgcAGGACTGCTTGCCCCAGACAAG GGAGAAGTTTTCATTCGAGGAAGGAAGCGAATCGGTCTCATCAGTGACGAGGAGATATCTGGTCTGCGAATAGGATTG GTATTTCAAAGTGCAGCACTTTTTGATTCCCTCACCGTTCGGGAAAATGTTGGTTTTCTCTT ATATGAAAATTCCAACATGCATGAAGATAAAATTACCGAGCTTGTGACGGAAACCTTGGCTGCTGTTGGATTGAAG GGAGTTGAGGATCGAATGCCCTCTGAATTGTCTGGAGGGATGAAGAAACGTGTTGCTTTAGCTCGGTCTATTATTTTTGATACCACAAAGGATTCAATAGAGCCAGAG GTAATCTTGTATGATGAACCAACGGCTGGGCTTGATCCTATTGCTTCCACTGTGGTTGAAGATCTTATCCGATCTGTGCATACGAAAGGTGAAGATGCACTTGCAAAGCCTGGGAAGATAGCGTCATATGTTGTTGTTACTCATCAGCACAGCACCATCCAAAGAGCTGTCGATAG GTTGATATTTCTTTATGAGGGAAAGGTAGTCTGGGAAGGAATGACTCATGAGTTTACGTCTTCGGCAAATCCAATTGTCCGGCAG TTTGCTTCAGGAAGCTTGGACGGTCCAATTAAATACTAG
- the LOC104426709 gene encoding ALBINO3-like protein 2, chloroplastic — protein sequence MATASRLWSHLRRSRPRFSSLSAAPSLSPCPHSRAHPRSGPCPLPPPLLRPGRRFSSSAPWGRRRRRRRRRFRLPGPGESAAFVPDVARGAGIDDVIEAAASGAEESILPVKALISLLDGYHDVTGLPWWVVIASSTLALRAALFPVLVLQLKKMKRISELFPKLPPPLPPPFSGRSYINQISLFQRERKASGCPSLLWFLAYLSVQVPFFLLWMTSIRRMSLDHHPGFDCGGILWFQNLSELPHGTLGHILPLVIAGLHFMNVQVSFSRREVREVSGVFGLLAKIYKYYLYLMSAPILYIGHCIPQGSLVYWVTNASVTLFQQIALKHPAVRSKLGLLVEDISKSAAKPEEMATSHPPSDSSMEQSEVPVQNLSPRQLHSLSVVLIAKGQIYQAIPLLELALEKDPECVSAMIGLGQALLQDEEPAEAAEHLERAISKIFVAHYLTEAEYTDLLVGASQWAGFAYLKQGKKDEALRHLERIPLLKEPDEPKSKEIYYDGLVLLAVCLSIEGRKAEAAKHLRLAVAYDSSHKYLLESLEKDDDNLINDLVNSRRADY from the exons ATGGCGACCGCGTCGCGACTGTGGAGCCACCTCCGCCGCTCCCGCCCTcgcttctcctccctctccgccgctccctctctctccccttgtcCTCACTCCCGCGCTCATCCTCGCTCCGGCCCCTGCCCGCtccctccgcctctcctccggcCCGGCCGTCGATTTTCTTCTTCCGCTCCGTGGGGGcgccgacgacggcgacggcgacggcgattTCGGCTTCCGGGGCCCGGCGAGTCGGCGGCGTTCGTCCCCGACGTCGCGCGCGGCGCCGGGATCGACGACGTGATCGAAGCGGCCGCGAGCGGCGCGGAGGAGTCGATTCTTCCCGTCAAAGCCTTGATCTCTCTCCTCGATGGTTATCACGACGTCACTGGCTTGCCTTG GTGGGTCGTGATCGCTTCCTCCACCTTGGCGTTGAGGGCGGCGCTCTTCCCCGTGCTCGTTTTGcagctgaagaagatgaagagaattTCCGAGCTGTTTCCGAAAT TGCCTCCGCCCCTGCCACCGCCTTTCTCAGGAAGGAGTTATATCAATCAGATTTCACTCTTCCAGAGGGAGAGAAAAGCAAGTGGGTGCCCTTCGCTTTTATGGTTCCTTGCATACCTTTCTGTCCAG GTCCCATTTTTTCTCCTATGGATGACTAGTATACGGAGGATGTCTCTTGACCATCATCCTGGATTTGATTGT GGCGGAATCTTATGGTTCCAGAATTTATCTGAACTTCCTCACGGCACCTTGGGCCACATACTTCCCCTGGTGATTGCTGGTCTGCATTTTATGAATGTGCAG GTATCTTTTTCCAGGAGAGAGGTTCGCGAAGTTAGTGGTGTGTTCGGCTTATTAGCAAAG ATCTATAAATACTATCTGTATCTTATGTCAGCCCCAATCCTGTATATTGGTCACTGTATTCCTCAG GGTAGTTTAGTCTACTGGGTGACCAATGCTTCAGTGACTCTTTTTCAG CAAATAGCTCTCAAGCATCCAGCTGTTCGTTCAAAGTTGGGTTTGCTGGTGGAGGACATCTCTAAAAGTGCTGCCAAACCTGAAGAGATGGCGACATCTCACCCTCCCTCAGATTCCTCAATGGAACAGAGTGAAGTTCCTGTGCAAAACTTATCACCTAGACAACTGCATTCT CTTTCAGTCGTGCTAATTGCTAAGGGCCAAATCTATCAAGCTATTCCTTTGCTTGA ATTGGCACTTGAGAAAGATCCGGAATGTGTAAGTGCAATGATTGGGTTGGGGCAGGCTTTATTGCAAGATGAAGAGCCAGCAGAGGCTGCTGAGCATTTAGAGCGTGCTATTTCCAAG ATTTTTGTTGCTCATTATCTTACGGAAGCTGAGTATACAGATCTTTTGGTTGGCGCATCCCAGTGGGCTGGTTTTGCTTATTTAAAGCAG GGCAAGAAAGATGAAGCGCTTCGCCACTTGGAAAGAATTCCTTTGCTGAAAGAACCGGATGAACCAAAGAGCAAAGAGATTTATTACGATGGGTTGGTCCTGCTAGCAGT TTGTTTGTCCATCGAAGGTCGGAAGGCTGAAGCTGCTAAGCATCTGCGTTTAGCTGTTGCTTATGATTCTTCTCACAAGTATTTATTGGAAAGTTTGGAGAAAGATGATGACAACTTAATTAATGATCTCGTTAACAGCAGAAGAGCAGACTACTGA